In one Bacillus sp. Marseille-P3661 genomic region, the following are encoded:
- a CDS encoding sporulation YhaL family protein: MESLPWWIYLVFAGIIFSAYMMVKSSKEEEEIDQSFIEKEGEIYIQRMESERERRRQMMN; this comes from the coding sequence ATGGAAAGTTTACCATGGTGGATTTATCTTGTTTTTGCAGGAATAATATTTAGTGCATACATGATGGTTAAATCCTCAAAAGAAGAAGAAGAGATTGATCAAAGCTTTATCGAAAAAGAGGGAGAAATCTATATACAAAGAATGGAAAGTGAAAGGGAACGAAGAAGACAAATGATGAATTAA
- a CDS encoding HD domain-containing protein, producing the protein MSSQSYFYDFIPVQINISNEDRNKVIKEFPPPVWAEGTETFNIELEQHGNDVQAQFLLNEYTVEKTKTNKHYLKLKLSNNIGAVSAKIWDNNGSVEKFTELLEEYYLFDVLGKVEDYKGFKSITINQLTPCDNKVNPNSLIACTEQNIEELTVELFSYILELQSPFKEISLAAMSKFWDQFKIRPAAKGFHHNYLGGLLKHTVGLMRFARYIVSIEDNHFQAVLKLIHRVEKAHKDELWADLQSSAPGNNSRSLVWKDTIDHLYTMFYGMFKHKGVKPNYDLLMVSILFHDIGKLLEYHHAGKQFEEFKFLFPTADHSSLEQRKPTGITMDELGVMVGHIPYGVLLLSKIIETENIKISLEDIHHMHHCILCHHGLPEWGSCVKNPQTLEGYLIHIVDYLDSRYENTETIK; encoded by the coding sequence ATGTCATCGCAATCTTATTTTTATGATTTTATACCCGTCCAAATTAACATCTCGAATGAAGACCGAAATAAAGTTATTAAAGAATTTCCACCTCCTGTTTGGGCAGAAGGAACTGAGACTTTCAATATTGAGCTAGAACAACACGGCAATGATGTACAAGCTCAGTTTCTATTAAATGAATATACCGTTGAAAAAACAAAAACTAATAAGCATTATTTAAAATTAAAGCTTAGTAACAATATCGGGGCTGTCAGCGCAAAAATATGGGATAACAATGGATCCGTAGAAAAATTCACTGAGCTACTAGAGGAGTATTATTTATTTGATGTTTTGGGTAAAGTCGAGGATTATAAAGGTTTTAAATCGATTACAATCAACCAACTTACACCATGTGATAATAAGGTTAATCCTAATTCATTGATTGCCTGTACAGAACAAAATATTGAAGAATTAACTGTAGAGTTATTCAGCTATATTTTAGAGCTTCAATCGCCTTTTAAAGAAATCTCTTTAGCAGCAATGAGCAAGTTTTGGGATCAATTTAAAATCAGACCCGCAGCTAAAGGATTTCACCATAACTATTTAGGTGGATTGTTAAAACATACTGTAGGTTTAATGAGGTTTGCCAGATATATAGTTTCCATAGAAGACAATCATTTTCAAGCTGTTTTAAAGCTCATCCATAGGGTTGAAAAAGCACATAAAGATGAGCTATGGGCTGATTTACAATCTTCAGCACCGGGTAATAATTCACGTTCCCTAGTTTGGAAAGATACAATAGACCATCTATATACAATGTTTTATGGCATGTTCAAACATAAAGGTGTGAAACCTAATTATGACTTGTTAATGGTTAGTATTCTTTTTCATGACATCGGTAAACTTCTTGAATACCATCACGCAGGTAAACAATTTGAAGAGTTTAAATTTTTATTCCCTACGGCTGACCATTCATCGCTTGAGCAGAGAAAACCAACAGGCATTACAATGGATGAACTTGGCGTTATGGTAGGACATATTCCGTACGGAGTGCTGCTGCTTTCTAAAATCATAGAAACTGAAAATATTAAAATATCCTTAGAAGATATTCATCATATGCACCATTGTATTCTGTGCCACCATGGCCTGCCTGAATGGGGCTCATGTGTAAAAAACCCACAAACACTTGAAGGGTACCTTATTCACATTGTTGACTATTTAGATAGCAGATATGAAAATACAGAAACTATTAAATAA